From Candidatus Neomarinimicrobiota bacterium, the proteins below share one genomic window:
- the ruvB gene encoding Holliday junction branch migration DNA helicase RuvB — protein sequence MTDTYITDPTRIEDDVAVESTLRPSKFEDFIGQEELVSSLKLYIEAANKRGESLDHVLLFGPPGLGKTTLANIISRELSSELKLSSGPVLERAGDLAGMLTNLQHRDVFFIDEIHRLNSVVEEYMYSAMEDYRIEIMIDKGPSARSVQLNLEPFTLVGATTRLGNITSPLRDRFGVVLRVDYYDHDSLFQIVNRSAGILEVDVDEDGAKEIGKRSRGTPRIANRILRRTRDYAEVKADGKITLDVAKNSLESMGIDENGLDDMDRKILSTLIEKFQGGPVGGSSLSVAIGEDATTIEDVYEPYLIKEGFIQRTSRGRIAQERAFKLLGKPLSKKQQERLFE from the coding sequence ATGACTGACACTTACATTACCGATCCTACTCGAATCGAAGACGATGTTGCTGTAGAATCAACACTGCGCCCTTCAAAGTTTGAAGATTTTATTGGTCAGGAAGAATTAGTATCAAGCTTAAAACTTTACATCGAAGCAGCAAATAAAAGAGGTGAATCGCTAGACCATGTGCTACTGTTTGGGCCTCCCGGTCTCGGAAAAACAACTTTGGCAAATATAATATCCCGCGAACTTTCATCGGAATTAAAACTATCTTCCGGACCAGTACTTGAGCGTGCTGGAGATCTTGCGGGAATGCTTACAAATCTTCAACATCGGGATGTTTTTTTTATTGATGAAATCCACAGGTTGAATTCCGTAGTGGAAGAATATATGTATTCTGCAATGGAAGATTATCGAATTGAGATCATGATTGATAAAGGCCCAAGCGCCAGAAGCGTTCAGTTAAATTTGGAGCCTTTTACACTTGTTGGAGCAACGACTCGCCTGGGGAATATCACTTCCCCACTCAGAGATAGGTTTGGTGTTGTGCTTCGGGTGGATTATTATGATCATGATTCTCTATTTCAAATTGTAAATCGTTCAGCTGGAATACTAGAAGTGGATGTGGATGAAGATGGAGCCAAAGAAATTGGCAAAAGATCGCGCGGGACCCCCCGAATCGCAAACCGTATTTTACGTCGAACTCGCGACTATGCGGAAGTCAAAGCTGATGGTAAAATCACTCTTGATGTTGCAAAAAATTCTCTTGAATCGATGGGAATTGATGAAAATGGACTGGATGATATGGATAGAAAAATATTATCAACTCTTATAGAAAAATTTCAAGGTGGACCAGTTGGCGGCAGCTCATTGTCTGTAGCAATTGGCGAAGATGCAACCACCATTGAGGACGTGTACGAACCCTATTTAATAAAAGAAGGATTTATTCAACGGACATCCCGTGGGCGCATTGCCCAAGAGCGGGCGTTTAAGTTGTTGGGTAAACCTCTATCTAAAAAACAACAGGAAAGGTTATTTGAATGA